A genomic segment from Bacteroidales bacterium encodes:
- a CDS encoding ATP-binding protein, with protein sequence MNLKRVAITGPESTGKSELTKQLAGYYQTLWVPEVAREYLVNLGRAYVFEDILAIAKEQLELENTIAEKAEKILFCDTDFLVTKIWSSYKYGKCDQWIEEKVKSHIYDLYLLCDIDLPWVEDPLREHPGKREELFGLYLNALQQLNVDFAIISGKSELRLKNAILAVEKTF encoded by the coding sequence TTGAATTTAAAGAGAGTCGCCATCACCGGGCCGGAATCGACTGGCAAATCAGAGCTGACAAAGCAATTGGCCGGTTATTATCAGACGCTCTGGGTTCCTGAAGTTGCCAGGGAATACCTTGTCAATCTCGGCAGAGCTTATGTGTTTGAAGATATTTTAGCGATAGCAAAAGAACAGTTAGAACTGGAAAATACAATAGCTGAAAAAGCTGAAAAAATCTTGTTTTGCGATACTGACTTCCTGGTCACGAAGATTTGGAGCAGCTATAAATACGGCAAATGTGATCAATGGATCGAAGAAAAGGTAAAAAGTCATATCTATGATTTATATTTGCTTTGCGACATCGATTTACCGTGGGTGGAAGACCCGTTACGGGAGCATCCGGGAAAGCGGGAAGAATTATTCGGCTTGTACCTGAATGCATTGCAGCAACTAAATGTTGATTTTGCCATTATTTCAGGCAAGAGCGAACTGAGGTTAAAAAATGCAATTTTAGCGGTGGAAAAGACGTTTTGA
- a CDS encoding glycosyltransferase: protein MEPGTLNQNLKVLYLPRWYPNRYDPMQGLFIERHARSVSGHVDVAVLYVHQDDRLVKERMEFERLRDDELLQLKIYYKPYRFSVPVIKPLINFCRYLRYHYRGLKMIKKEFGRPDLIHVNVLTRLGMVALFYKWMSGTPYVITEHWTRYLPQMDNYKGAFRRVITRLAVRKASAVMPVTENLRKAMESHGLRNRNYLVIPNVVDMEIFDIREGISGRAKKSFIHVSCFEDKQKNISGILRVLKRLSEQRTDWVCHMVGEGIHLNDLVNFAKVLNIEGKFVIFHGLKENEELAKLMAEADFQVMFSRFENLPVVILESFACGVPVLSTDVGGISEHINNELGLLIYSEDEDKLLEKISLMLDNHEKYDKIKIREYAKSHFSKEVIGARLFDVYLSIIKN from the coding sequence TTGGAACCTGGAACTTTAAACCAAAACCTGAAAGTCCTCTATTTGCCGCGTTGGTATCCGAACCGGTATGATCCGATGCAGGGACTGTTCATTGAAAGGCATGCAAGGTCTGTCTCAGGTCATGTGGACGTTGCGGTGCTTTATGTTCACCAGGATGACAGGCTTGTGAAGGAAAGAATGGAATTTGAGCGGTTACGGGATGATGAGCTGTTGCAGTTGAAAATCTATTATAAACCTTACCGGTTTTCAGTTCCAGTTATTAAGCCATTGATAAATTTTTGCAGATATCTAAGGTATCATTACCGGGGATTAAAGATGATAAAGAAAGAGTTTGGCCGGCCTGATCTCATCCATGTCAATGTTTTAACCCGTCTGGGAATGGTGGCTTTATTTTACAAATGGATGAGCGGAACGCCCTATGTCATCACCGAGCACTGGACCCGCTACCTCCCGCAAATGGATAATTACAAAGGCGCATTTCGAAGAGTGATAACCAGGCTGGCAGTGAGAAAAGCTTCAGCCGTCATGCCGGTTACGGAAAACCTGAGGAAAGCGATGGAAAGCCATGGATTGAGAAACAGAAATTACCTGGTCATTCCCAATGTTGTTGATATGGAAATATTTGATATAAGGGAAGGTATTTCCGGGAGGGCGAAAAAGAGTTTCATCCATGTTTCCTGCTTTGAAGACAAGCAAAAGAATATTTCAGGTATACTCCGGGTTTTAAAACGACTTTCAGAGCAGCGGACAGATTGGGTCTGCCACATGGTAGGGGAAGGAATTCATCTGAATGATCTTGTTAACTTTGCCAAAGTGTTGAATATTGAGGGCAAGTTTGTAATATTTCATGGGTTAAAGGAAAATGAAGAATTGGCTAAACTGATGGCAGAGGCTGATTTCCAGGTTATGTTCAGCCGGTTTGAGAATCTGCCCGTAGTCATACTTGAAAGCTTTGCCTGCGGTGTCCCGGTATTGTCGACAGATGTCGGGGGCATCAGCGAACACATCAATAATGAGCTGGGTTTGCTTATCTACAGTGAAGACGAAGATAAATTACTCGAAAAGATTAGTCTTATGCTCGATAATCATGAGAAATACGATAAAATAAAGATCAGGGAATACGCTAAGAGTCATTTTAGTAAGGAAGTGATCGGAGCACGGCTATTTGACGTATATCTTTCAATAATTAAAAATTAA
- a CDS encoding polysaccharide biosynthesis C-terminal domain-containing protein: MFGKILNTFGARALSAVINLLIAIILSQYLGPAGKGVQSLIITTITFVLVFANLVGGGTLVYLVPRHAPALLILPSYLWTILIGLVSYFVLRFFPVVDESFILHICVLSVLNSFVSIHTSILIGREKIGTSNLISLFQPCILILSLLIFFTLKDEPGILDYIYSLYFSFGLSVLVSFAYYKKYCGRISLYRLKDYRQIAVEMVRYGILNQVAHITQMLSFRLSYYVLDHYHGEAAVGVYSNGISLAESIWLIAKSISMVQYSRIANIDNRVEAARLTVRLIKFSIAASLIILIPLMLLPSSFYVFIFGEGFSGTRMVIWTLAVGVLVYNFSILAGHYFSGTGRYQVNAMASSLGLVASVILYFTLIPKFSLSGAGWATSLSYLITTIILMTLFNRENKYWYKDLIPSRGDVAQIKSELINIMQKKKRS, translated from the coding sequence TTGTTCGGCAAGATCCTCAATACCTTCGGTGCCAGGGCGCTTTCAGCGGTGATCAACCTGCTGATCGCCATCATTTTATCGCAGTACCTTGGTCCGGCCGGAAAAGGAGTCCAGAGCCTGATCATCACTACAATTACCTTTGTGCTGGTCTTTGCAAACCTGGTGGGAGGAGGTACGCTGGTTTACCTCGTTCCCAGGCATGCACCTGCTTTGTTGATCCTTCCCTCCTATCTATGGACTATACTGATCGGCTTGGTTTCTTATTTCGTTTTGCGCTTTTTTCCGGTTGTCGACGAATCGTTCATCTTGCATATCTGTGTCCTGTCGGTTTTAAATTCGTTCGTGTCAATCCATACATCGATCCTAATAGGAAGAGAGAAGATCGGCACATCGAACCTGATCAGTTTATTTCAACCTTGCATCCTCATCCTCAGCTTGCTGATCTTTTTCACGCTCAAGGATGAGCCGGGGATCTTGGATTACATCTATTCTCTTTACTTTTCATTTGGCCTTTCGGTGCTGGTCAGTTTTGCATACTACAAAAAATATTGTGGAAGGATTAGTTTATACAGGCTCAAGGATTACCGGCAAATAGCTGTTGAGATGGTCCGCTATGGCATTCTGAACCAGGTTGCCCATATCACCCAAATGCTCAGTTTCAGGTTGAGCTATTATGTCCTGGATCATTATCATGGTGAGGCGGCTGTCGGTGTCTACTCCAACGGCATTTCGCTGGCTGAATCGATCTGGCTTATCGCTAAAAGTATTTCGATGGTCCAGTATTCAAGGATTGCCAATATTGATAACAGAGTTGAGGCTGCGAGACTCACGGTAAGGCTGATCAAATTCAGCATTGCTGCCAGCCTGATAATTCTCATCCCCCTGATGTTGCTGCCTTCTTCATTCTATGTATTTATTTTCGGGGAAGGATTTTCGGGTACACGTATGGTGATCTGGACTTTGGCTGTCGGTGTGCTGGTTTATAATTTTTCCATCCTGGCCGGCCATTATTTTTCCGGGACCGGCCGCTACCAGGTCAATGCCATGGCATCTTCGCTGGGGCTTGTTGCATCGGTTATTCTTTATTTCACCCTTATCCCGAAATTCAGCCTGTCCGGAGCAGGTTGGGCAACCTCATTATCTTACCTGATAACGACTATTATTCTGATGACCCTGTTCAACAGGGAAAATAAATACTGGTATAAAGATCTTATTCCTTCGCGGGGAGATGTCGCCCAAATTAAATCTGAACTTATTAATATCATGCAAAAAAAGAAGCGATCATAA
- a CDS encoding M15 family metallopeptidase, producing MKKRIEFVQEELKKRGLYSGEVDGVAGSGTESALNKITGLEKSWNISRKIHGFIQLLCQENGISPGDIDGYWGSQTEYALNQYLYLKENGQLPDPWRPEERSPVNPNNWPVQYTAGFDAFYGPKGSSLVKLQLPYTHRLSWDLQTSVNSFSCHQKVHDSMKRVLTNVFNYYGPDKIRELRLDSWGGCYNERPIRGGTKWSMHSWGIAVDFDPGRNKLDWGRDKASFAQPVYNKWWQFWEDEGWVSLGRERNFDWMHVQAAKL from the coding sequence ATGAAAAAAAGAATTGAATTTGTCCAGGAAGAGCTCAAAAAGAGAGGTCTTTACTCAGGTGAGGTAGATGGTGTTGCCGGCAGCGGCACTGAATCAGCACTCAATAAAATCACCGGATTAGAAAAAAGCTGGAATATCTCCCGTAAAATTCACGGTTTTATTCAGCTTCTCTGCCAGGAAAATGGCATCAGCCCCGGAGATATTGATGGCTATTGGGGTTCACAGACTGAATATGCCCTTAACCAATACCTTTATCTAAAAGAAAACGGTCAATTGCCTGATCCCTGGCGCCCTGAGGAACGCTCGCCGGTCAACCCTAACAATTGGCCTGTCCAGTACACGGCTGGTTTTGATGCTTTCTATGGCCCAAAAGGCTCGAGTCTGGTTAAACTTCAGCTTCCATACACGCACCGGCTTTCCTGGGATTTGCAAACTTCGGTCAACTCTTTCTCCTGCCACCAGAAAGTACATGATAGCATGAAAAGAGTGCTTACAAATGTCTTTAATTATTACGGACCTGATAAAATCCGTGAGCTCCGCCTTGATTCATGGGGAGGTTGTTATAATGAAAGACCGATACGCGGCGGAACAAAATGGTCGATGCATAGTTGGGGCATTGCGGTGGATTTCGATCCGGGCAGGAATAAACTTGACTGGGGACGCGATAAAGCCTCTTTCGCCCAACCTGTATATAATAAATGGTGGCAATTTTGGGAAGATGAAGGATGGGTAAGCCTTGGAAGGGAAAGGAACTTCGACTGGATGCACGTGCAGGCAGCGAAATTATGA
- a CDS encoding class I SAM-dependent methyltransferase yields MSKISKAFRALSVLIRNPWLLNKVLEEDQYWKNEVIKKYGFQYGLPVIKAEELFGDFSETIDPFAFLDGGSLPTDLALLKKLARRIPHCSYFEIGTWRGESVANVASVAGICFTLNLSEDEMKNKGLNQHYIDLHKYYSKNIPNIRHLDGNTLSFDFQSLNQKFDLIFIDSDHHFEMVKNDTQKVFSHLVHENSVVVWHDYARNPETIRYEVLAGILHGCPLSFHQHIFHIAHTLCAVYLPGQTGGKPLDAPVEPSGSFQVDIRFHKGTPSREMKSRSSQSHENHH; encoded by the coding sequence ATGTCCAAAATCTCAAAAGCCTTCCGAGCCCTCAGTGTCCTCATCCGGAACCCCTGGCTGCTGAATAAGGTCCTGGAAGAAGACCAGTATTGGAAAAATGAAGTCATTAAAAAATATGGATTTCAATACGGCCTACCCGTCATCAAGGCCGAAGAGTTATTCGGGGATTTTTCAGAAACGATTGACCCGTTTGCTTTCCTTGATGGCGGATCCCTGCCAACCGATCTGGCATTACTGAAAAAACTGGCTCGCAGGATCCCTCATTGCAGCTATTTCGAGATCGGTACCTGGCGAGGCGAAAGTGTAGCTAATGTTGCTTCAGTTGCCGGGATTTGCTTTACCCTGAATCTTTCTGAGGATGAAATGAAGAATAAGGGTTTAAATCAACACTATATCGATCTCCATAAATACTATTCTAAAAACATTCCTAATATCAGGCACCTGGATGGTAACACCCTATCCTTTGATTTTCAATCTTTAAACCAAAAATTTGATCTTATTTTCATCGATAGCGACCACCACTTTGAAATGGTTAAAAACGATACGCAAAAAGTTTTCAGTCATCTGGTACATGAGAATTCCGTGGTTGTCTGGCACGATTATGCCCGTAACCCTGAAACTATCCGTTATGAGGTTTTAGCCGGCATCCTGCATGGATGCCCCTTATCCTTTCACCAGCATATCTTCCACATCGCACATACCTTATGTGCTGTTTATTTACCAGGCCAAACCGGGGGAAAACCTTTGGATGCCCCTGTTGAACCCTCCGGGTCTTTTCAGGTCGATATTCGCTTTCACAAAGGAACTCCATCCCGCGAGATGAAGTCCCGCTCTTCCCAAAGTCATGAAAACCATCATTAA
- a CDS encoding type IIA DNA topoisomerase subunit B yields MVTAEKYTEDSIKSLDWREHIRLRPGMYIGKLGDGAAQDDGIYVLMKEILDNCIDEHVMGYGTRIDVTIREKIVTIRDFGRGMPLGKVIDCVSKINTGAKYDSKVFKKAVGLNGVGSKAVNALSSYFKAQSIREGKTKIVEFDRGELIQDHNIVDCDLPQGTEISFIPDDKIFGHFYYITEYVEKLLWNYAFLNNGLILTLNGERFQAKNGLLDLLNLYLNGNGGANYPIIHIKDDDFECAFTHSSKQYGEEYYSFVNGQFTPQGGTHLQSFREGIVKTIREFYNKDYDTNDIRASIMAAISLKVQEPIFESQTKTKLGSMHMEPNGQTIRNYMMDIIKKNLDNYLHKNPDTAEALQLKILQSEKERKDLADIKKLAKESVKKASLHNKKLRDCKVHYNTNHEDRLESTIFITEGDSASGSITKARQVSTQAVFSLKGKPLNVYGLTKKIVYQNEEFNLLQSALNVDESIENLRYNLVVIATDADVDGMHIRLLLMTFFLQFYPDLVKAGHLYILTTPLFRVRNKKETIYCYSGEEKQQALNKLGQNAEITRFKGLGEISPGEFSYFIGTNMRLEPVLMERESSIKTLLEFYMGKNTPDRQNFIIDNLRLEEDIVPEEAVNMIQF; encoded by the coding sequence TTGGTAACGGCAGAAAAATATACTGAAGACAGCATTAAATCGCTTGACTGGCGGGAACATATCCGGCTCAGGCCTGGTATGTATATCGGAAAGCTCGGTGACGGGGCAGCCCAGGATGATGGCATTTACGTCCTGATGAAAGAAATACTTGACAATTGCATCGATGAACATGTCATGGGATATGGAACCCGGATCGATGTTACGATCAGGGAAAAAATCGTTACCATCAGGGACTTCGGCCGTGGGATGCCCCTCGGTAAAGTGATTGACTGTGTATCCAAAATCAATACAGGGGCAAAATACGATTCCAAAGTTTTTAAAAAAGCTGTCGGACTGAATGGCGTGGGCTCAAAAGCAGTCAACGCCCTGTCGTCCTATTTCAAAGCCCAATCGATAAGGGAAGGGAAAACCAAAATCGTCGAATTCGATAGAGGAGAACTCATACAGGATCATAATATTGTCGACTGCGACCTTCCTCAAGGCACCGAAATCTCTTTTATCCCCGATGATAAAATTTTCGGGCATTTTTACTATATCACCGAGTATGTAGAGAAACTGCTCTGGAACTATGCTTTTCTTAACAATGGATTGATACTTACCCTAAACGGGGAAAGATTCCAGGCAAAGAATGGATTGCTCGATCTGCTAAACCTTTATCTCAATGGAAACGGCGGAGCAAATTACCCAATCATCCATATAAAAGATGATGACTTTGAATGCGCCTTCACCCATAGTTCGAAACAATATGGGGAAGAATATTATTCTTTCGTCAACGGCCAGTTCACACCCCAGGGCGGTACCCATCTCCAATCTTTCCGTGAAGGCATCGTTAAAACCATCAGAGAATTTTACAATAAGGATTACGATACCAACGATATCCGCGCTTCCATCATGGCTGCCATCAGCCTTAAAGTGCAGGAACCTATCTTTGAATCGCAGACCAAGACCAAGCTGGGTTCCATGCACATGGAACCTAACGGGCAGACTATACGTAATTATATGATGGATATTATCAAGAAAAATCTCGATAATTACCTGCATAAAAACCCGGATACCGCTGAAGCACTGCAACTTAAAATACTTCAATCGGAAAAGGAACGGAAAGATTTAGCTGACATTAAGAAACTTGCCAAAGAAAGCGTAAAAAAGGCGAGCCTTCATAATAAAAAGCTTCGTGACTGCAAAGTTCATTATAACACCAACCATGAAGACCGGCTGGAAAGCACCATTTTTATCACTGAAGGCGACAGCGCCAGCGGTTCTATTACCAAAGCGCGCCAGGTCAGCACGCAGGCCGTCTTCAGCCTGAAAGGCAAACCGCTTAATGTATATGGCCTGACGAAAAAGATCGTTTACCAGAATGAAGAGTTCAACCTTTTGCAATCGGCCCTGAATGTCGATGAAAGCATTGAAAACCTCCGTTACAACCTGGTTGTAATTGCCACTGATGCCGATGTGGATGGTATGCACATCCGCCTGTTGCTGATGACCTTCTTTCTGCAGTTTTATCCCGATCTTGTTAAAGCCGGACATCTTTACATCCTCACGACGCCCCTATTCAGGGTCAGGAATAAGAAAGAAACCATCTATTGTTATTCGGGGGAAGAAAAGCAACAGGCACTCAATAAATTAGGGCAAAATGCTGAAATCACGCGTTTCAAAGGGCTCGGGGAAATATCCCCCGGGGAATTCAGCTATTTCATCGGCACTAATATGCGGCTTGAACCCGTCCTTATGGAAAGAGAATCCTCTATTAAAACCCTCCTTGAATTCTACATGGGAAAGAACACCCCGGACCGGCAAAACTTTATCATTGACAACCTGAGACTGGAAGAAGATATAGTGCCCGAGGAAGCAGTAAATATGATACAGTTCTGA
- a CDS encoding NAD(P)H-hydrate dehydratase has product MKILTIEKIREADTYTIDNEPIASVDLMERAATTCYQWLRKRVDSQRRLLVFCGLGNNGGDGLVIARLMALNNFNVEIYIIRYAEKCSDDFQVNYDRLKNVGHVILKDLRDGDVLPPILPDDVVIDAIFGSGLGKPVRDFPARVIRHINESKALVVAIDMPSGLFSDEHTDVKAGAVIQADFTLSFQLPKLAFMFSENDSFVGNWKLFDIGLQKGFIDRVEAKNFLLTRKMAGSLLKPRTKFAHKGQFGHALLIAGSYGKMGASVLASKACLRSGVGLVHAHTPAKGYQVIQTLVPEAMVTIDPDEDCFSQLPDLAPFTAIGIGPGIGFHEKTKKALKLLIQNSVVPLLFDADALTILGENKTWIPFVPKNSVFTPHPKEFERLAGKAKDDFHRNQLQREFCIKYGVYMVLKGAQTCICGPDGICWFNTTGNPGMATGGSGDVLTGLILGLLAQKYHPRDACLIGVYLHGLAGDLAAKEQGVESMIAGDIIKELGKAFRKI; this is encoded by the coding sequence ATGAAAATCCTGACGATTGAAAAAATCCGTGAAGCTGATACCTATACTATTGACAATGAGCCCATTGCCTCAGTTGACTTAATGGAAAGAGCAGCCACAACCTGTTACCAATGGCTAAGAAAAAGGGTGGACAGCCAGCGCCGTTTACTGGTATTTTGCGGGCTTGGAAACAATGGCGGCGATGGTCTGGTCATCGCCCGGCTGATGGCCCTGAATAATTTTAATGTCGAAATTTATATAATCAGGTATGCGGAGAAATGTTCAGATGATTTTCAGGTCAATTATGACCGTTTGAAAAATGTTGGGCATGTGATCCTTAAGGACCTGAGGGACGGCGATGTTCTGCCCCCGATTTTACCTGATGATGTAGTGATTGATGCCATTTTCGGATCAGGATTGGGCAAACCGGTCAGGGATTTCCCGGCCCGTGTCATCCGTCATATTAACGAAAGCAAAGCGCTGGTCGTAGCCATTGATATGCCTTCCGGGCTATTCAGCGATGAGCACACGGATGTCAAAGCCGGTGCAGTTATACAGGCAGATTTTACCCTTTCTTTCCAGCTTCCGAAATTGGCGTTTATGTTTTCGGAAAACGACAGTTTTGTGGGGAATTGGAAATTATTTGATATCGGCCTACAGAAGGGGTTTATTGACCGGGTTGAAGCTAAGAATTTCTTATTGACCCGCAAGATGGCCGGTTCTTTACTTAAACCACGGACAAAATTTGCCCATAAGGGGCAATTTGGCCATGCTTTGCTTATTGCAGGCAGTTATGGCAAAATGGGAGCTTCGGTACTGGCTTCAAAAGCCTGCCTGCGGTCGGGAGTTGGACTGGTGCATGCGCATACACCGGCTAAAGGTTACCAGGTAATTCAGACCTTAGTTCCCGAAGCGATGGTAACCATCGATCCGGATGAGGATTGCTTCTCCCAATTGCCTGACCTGGCACCTTTCACGGCTATCGGTATTGGCCCTGGGATTGGCTTCCATGAAAAAACCAAAAAAGCCCTGAAGCTCCTGATCCAGAATTCGGTAGTTCCCTTGTTATTTGATGCCGATGCGCTGACTATTCTGGGAGAAAATAAAACCTGGATACCTTTTGTCCCGAAGAATAGTGTCTTTACACCTCACCCTAAAGAATTTGAAAGGCTGGCAGGGAAAGCTAAAGATGACTTCCACAGGAACCAGTTGCAAAGGGAATTCTGCATTAAATATGGTGTTTATATGGTACTGAAAGGCGCGCAAACATGTATTTGTGGTCCTGATGGGATTTGCTGGTTCAATACTACCGGGAACCCGGGAATGGCCACCGGAGGAAGCGGCGATGTGCTCACAGGACTGATCCTTGGTCTTTTAGCACAAAAATATCATCCCAGGGATGCCTGCCTGATCGGAGTTTATTTACATGGACTGGCTGGCGATCTGGCAGCTAAAGAACAAGGGGTGGAGTCAATGATTGCGGGGGATATCATTAAAGAGTTGGGGAAAGCGTTCAGGAAGATTTGA
- the rlmD gene encoding 23S rRNA (uracil(1939)-C(5))-methyltransferase RlmD, whose amino-acid sequence MGRRSFRKQPLPFLEKVEVIDAGAEGKAVARVNNRVVFIPFGVPGDIVDVQVTKKKKSFFEARIVHFHEYSPFRIEPVCEHFGLCGGCRWQNMSYDKQLFFKQKQVKDHFDRIGKFDYPEIRPILASEDVFFYRNKLDYTFSSRKWFTGQKPETGENTDCNGIGFHLIGMFDRIIDIEKCHLQPDPSNEIRLAVREYSLSKGLSFYNAKTWEGLLRNLIIRNTLSGQLMVIIVFRDDEEEIIRELLQHVKETIPAITSLMYVINPKKNDDISDLEIRLFHGNPYILEELTAFHADDPQLKFKIGPVSFFQTNAKQAALLYHVAAEMAGFQGHETVYDLYSGAGAIACYVSKYVRKVVGLESIPSAVADAGENAVLNGITNVTFHAGDIAKILNQEFFEANGLPDIIITDPPRNGMHGKVIDQILAAMPQKVVYISCNPATQARDIRLMSDLYEIKAVQPADMFPHTQHVENVVLLERVKSEE is encoded by the coding sequence ATGGGAAGAAGATCTTTCAGAAAGCAGCCCCTCCCCTTTTTAGAAAAGGTCGAGGTCATAGATGCAGGCGCAGAAGGCAAAGCGGTGGCGCGGGTAAATAACCGGGTAGTCTTTATCCCTTTTGGTGTGCCCGGGGATATTGTCGATGTCCAGGTGACGAAGAAGAAGAAATCATTTTTTGAAGCAAGGATCGTTCATTTCCACGAATACTCCCCTTTCCGCATAGAACCTGTCTGCGAACATTTCGGGCTTTGCGGCGGCTGCCGGTGGCAGAACATGAGCTATGATAAGCAATTGTTTTTCAAACAAAAACAGGTAAAAGACCATTTCGACCGGATCGGGAAATTTGATTATCCTGAAATCCGGCCGATCCTTGCTTCAGAAGATGTGTTTTTCTATCGTAACAAGCTGGATTACACCTTTTCCAGCCGGAAATGGTTCACCGGTCAAAAGCCGGAAACCGGGGAAAATACGGATTGCAACGGGATCGGTTTTCACCTTATCGGGATGTTTGACCGGATCATCGATATTGAAAAATGCCATTTGCAACCTGACCCTTCTAACGAGATAAGGCTGGCTGTCAGGGAGTATTCCTTATCTAAAGGGCTGAGTTTTTATAATGCCAAAACCTGGGAGGGTTTGCTCAGGAACCTGATCATCCGCAATACTTTATCAGGTCAGTTAATGGTGATCATCGTTTTCCGGGATGATGAAGAGGAGATCATTCGTGAACTTTTACAACATGTGAAAGAGACGATTCCAGCCATTACTTCCCTGATGTATGTCATTAATCCTAAGAAAAATGATGACATATCCGACCTGGAGATCAGGCTTTTCCATGGAAATCCATATATCCTGGAAGAATTGACTGCCTTTCATGCTGATGATCCCCAATTAAAATTCAAGATCGGGCCCGTATCGTTTTTCCAGACCAACGCGAAACAAGCTGCCCTGCTTTACCATGTCGCTGCAGAAATGGCCGGCTTCCAAGGCCATGAGACCGTTTACGATCTATATTCCGGTGCCGGTGCCATCGCGTGTTATGTGTCAAAATATGTGCGGAAAGTCGTTGGTTTGGAATCCATCCCGTCAGCAGTAGCTGATGCAGGTGAAAATGCAGTTTTGAATGGCATTACTAATGTCACTTTTCATGCCGGGGATATTGCAAAAATCCTGAACCAGGAATTCTTTGAAGCCAACGGCCTGCCTGACATCATCATTACCGATCCCCCGCGTAACGGCATGCATGGAAAGGTTATAGATCAAATCCTGGCAGCAATGCCTCAAAAAGTTGTTTATATCAGTTGCAACCCCGCCACACAGGCACGCGATATCCGGCTTATGTCAGACCTTTATGAAATCAAGGCTGTCCAGCCCGCTGACATGTTCCCGCACACGCAGCATGTAGAGAATGTGGTGCTTCTTGAGCGAGTGAAGAGTGAAGAGTGA
- a CDS encoding shikimate kinase, protein MLIFIIGYMGAGKTTLGKHLAERLNYRFYDMDEMFEISTGHSIGSFFEKFGEAAFRQKEREILYNHLDDRQTVIATGGGTACYADNMALMNQKGITVYVDTGFDTIMKRLAGKIHNRPMLKNIPHEQLPSFIRDHMNTRHEFYSKAAIKVDGEEVKLDELLRNFVPNKPSQLL, encoded by the coding sequence ATGTTAATCTTCATTATAGGTTACATGGGTGCCGGCAAGACGACGCTGGGAAAACACCTGGCGGAGCGGTTGAATTATCGTTTCTATGATATGGATGAGATGTTTGAAATTTCAACCGGTCATTCCATCGGAAGTTTTTTTGAGAAATTCGGAGAGGCTGCTTTCAGGCAAAAGGAGCGGGAAATCCTGTACAATCACCTGGATGACCGGCAAACTGTGATCGCAACGGGAGGAGGAACAGCCTGTTATGCTGATAATATGGCGCTAATGAACCAAAAAGGCATAACTGTATATGTTGATACAGGGTTTGATACGATCATGAAAAGGCTGGCAGGTAAAATACACAACCGCCCGATGCTGAAGAATATTCCACACGAACAACTGCCTTCATTCATACGGGATCATATGAACACCCGGCATGAATTTTATTCAAAAGCTGCTATAAAGGTTGATGGGGAGGAAGTTAAACTGGATGAACTTCTTCGTAATTTTGTTCCTAATAAACCATCCCAACTATTATGA